TTTCTTCTTTTTATTGAAGGGTAATAATTGATTGATGCTCCAACGTTGAGTTTTACGATATTCGCGATCGCGAGGAGTCAAAATTGTTTGAGAGAGACAATAAGGGGTGATAGATTTTTTAGTGGGTAAAACTCTTGCATCCGAACTATTGCCAAAGCTACCAGAATGAACAAAGGGAACATGAGTTAGATCAGTAAAACCTTCAAGTGCGCGAATCCAATGGGCTTCCCAAATTGCTTCTCCTTCCAAAACCCTCCAAGTTGAATCATCACTATTAGGAACTAAGTTTAAGTCTGGAAGTGGTTCAGGCTCACTATTTCCCCACCACAAAAAAATTAACCCCCGTTGTTCTTTACAATCAAAAGTTTGAACACAGGCTTTTTTGGGAATAGCTTGTTCTGGAAGGGCTGCTGGGATAGTTACACATTTCCCTTGCTTATCATAAATCCAGCCATGATAGGGACATTGCAATTGATCGCCAAGAACTTTCCCTTTTGAGAGAGCGGCCCCTTTGTGAGGGCAACGATCCACGATGGCATGAGGAAATCCTTTCTGGTCTCTCCATAAGCAAATTTTAGACTCAAACAGCTCAATGCTGATTGGTTTTTGCTTTAAATTAGAACTCAGTTCTACGGCATACCAAGTATCGGTTAGTTGCATCTTAATTTTTTAGGTCGTAGTACAATTGTTTTCATCAGTAAGTGATCTGCTTCATAGTGTAACATATCTAGAAAATATTATGATACTGATTTAATGATTTTTTTTATTTAGAAATAATTTCAAAAATAGGTGTTAAATTTTTGCTACCTTTTAGCCTTAACTTCTGAACTAGCTGATAGTGAAAAGGTAAATCATCAAGATTAAGTAAATTTTGCTCAAGCTCAATTCGTTCCACCATCGAATTAGTGATCCAAATTTGATTTTTAGGGGCTTGACTCATCACGTAGGCAGCTCGATTAACTGGTGCTCCTAAGGCATTATAATCTCTGCGATGATAGGGCTGACCAATTTCTCCTGCAAATACAGTTCCCCAAGCTAATCCAATTTGGCAGCTAACTGGAATTTTTTGCTGACCAACTTCCACTTCTGGAAATTGAGAAATAAGTTGCCTAATTTGGGTAGCAACGGTAGTAGCCCGAATAGCATCATCAGTTCGAGAGTTGGGAACACCAAAATAAGCGAGTATGTCTGAGTAACGATGGTAAGTCCAGTTTTGTAAAAAACCTTCTTTGGCTTCTATCAGAGCGTTAATTTGAGCAAACAGGTAGGAGAGGGCGTGAATCAGTTGTTCTTGTTCAGTGGTGGCTTTGACTGAATCGATACGCTCTGGTATTCCTATTAAGTTGATAAATAAGACAGCAGTTTGGGAGAGGGTAGGGGGAATAGCGCGATCGCGAGCATTTTCTACTAGTAATTTTAAGACAGGAGGGGCAATATATTTGGAGAGAGGAGCAGTTTGCTTAAGCAAATGATTAATTTCGCGCATCATCTCTTCTGAGCTATTATTGAATAGCATACTACGGGGAAAACGTCGTCGCTGTGGCGTAATTTCAAATCGTCCCAAGCTCTCGCTCGTCATATCATCTTCTATTAAAAAGTAGCCTTCTTGATGGGGAGTTAATCGGAAGCTATCCTGAACCCACTTAGCAGTTTCCTCGCTAATGCAAACCCTTCCTACTTTTCCAAAACTTTCTGTATTTTTGGCACAACGTACAGTTTGACCTAATAAAATCCGCATCATTCGCATGGGAGTGCCAACATCAGCAGTTAAGAATTGACCGCTATGAATCCCAATTCGCATCCCTAAGCTCTGACTTTCTCCGAAGGTTTCCAGTTGATTAAACTCTGTCATCATTCGTTGCAACCTAAGTCCCGCTCGGACGGCTTTAGCGGTTGCTTGTTCAGGAGTAGCACCATCAAATTTAACTAAAGTTGCATCTCCTGTAAATTCCAGTAAATCCCCTTCTGAGGCACTAATAATTTCAATGGTACGAGAAAAAT
This window of the Euhalothece natronophila Z-M001 genome carries:
- a CDS encoding aromatic ring-hydroxylating dioxygenase subunit alpha; translation: MQLTDTWYAVELSSNLKQKPISIELFESKICLWRDQKGFPHAIVDRCPHKGAALSKGKVLGDQLQCPYHGWIYDKQGKCVTIPAALPEQAIPKKACVQTFDCKEQRGLIFLWWGNSEPEPLPDLNLVPNSDDSTWRVLEGEAIWEAHWIRALEGFTDLTHVPFVHSGSFGNSSDARVLPTKKSITPYCLSQTILTPRDREYRKTQRWSINQLLPFNKKKKNQPEEVAAVEANEVSESEGAQYVELWLPNIVFIRVVFSDFQIYLLLVSVPISGQRTRNIWKHFRSFLKTPLADNNARNRVIKFLQEDQHIIESIEPHCPSLEQPKDLLHDTDVVTIELRKLLRKKGKNGFLQEYDATLSKNT
- a CDS encoding adenylate/guanylate cyclase domain-containing protein, whose translation is MLLPDSLASKKDQLRIQLPATLQAKLWIQPTESTLLEVIKHLRTLRYLLFYYLPFSVSEHLLETEQPLWQWNSGTLMFTDLAGFTALTQTCSQQGAVGSRYLAKLINTYFSRTIEIISASEGDLLEFTGDATLVKFDGATPEQATAKAVRAGLRLQRMMTEFNQLETFGESQSLGMRIGIHSGQFLTADVGTPMRMMRILLGQTVRCAKNTESFGKVGRVCISEETAKWVQDSFRLTPHQEGYFLIEDDMTSESLGRFEITPQRRRFPRSMLFNNSSEEMMREINHLLKQTAPLSKYIAPPVLKLLVENARDRAIPPTLSQTAVLFINLIGIPERIDSVKATTEQEQLIHALSYLFAQINALIEAKEGFLQNWTYHRYSDILAYFGVPNSRTDDAIRATTVATQIRQLISQFPEVEVGQQKIPVSCQIGLAWGTVFAGEIGQPYHRRDYNALGAPVNRAAYVMSQAPKNQIWITNSMVERIELEQNLLNLDDLPFHYQLVQKLRLKGSKNLTPIFEIISK